CGATGCGGTTGAGGGGCTGGATCAGCAGTCGCCGGTGCTGACCACGCGACTGTTGATCGGTGCCGACGGCGCGCGCTCGCGGGTGCGGGATCTGCTGCGCATTCGCACCCGCGACGTGGAGTACCAGCAGACGGCACTGGTGTGTGTGGCCCGGTGCGAAGAGTCGCACCAATTCACCGCCTGGCAGCGATTCCTGGATAGCGGCCCCCTGGCCTTCCTGCCCCTGGCGGGGCTCGGTGACGACCGCCACTGCGCGGTGGTCTGGTCTGCTGACGACGCCCTTGCCCGGGAGCTGGTAATGCTGGATGACAAGGCATTTGCACTCAGCCTCGAAAAGGCCTTTGAGAGCCGCCTTGGTGCGGTGGACTCCGTCAGTGAGCGTTTTTCCTTTGCCCTGCGCGCGCGCCATGCGGAAGCCTACTTCGGCCCCGGCGCAGCGCTGATCGGCGACGCCGCCCACAGTATTCATCCACTCGCCGGTCAGGGGGTAAATCTCGGCCTGATGGATGTGCTGGTGCTAAGCGAAGAAATTGATCGCGCGTTGAAGCGGGATATCTCTCCCGCACACGCCTCGGTACTGTCCCGCTATCAGCGCCGCCGGCGCGGAGAAAATGCCGCGACCCTGAAAGCCATGAGCACGTTCAAATCGCTGTTCGGCGCCGGTGATCTGCACTGGCGCTGGCTGCGTAATACCGGTCTCAGCATGGTGGACGCCAGCCCGCTGCTGAAGAAGCGGATCATTATGCGGGCCATGTCCCTTTAAACACACCAGGGTATAAAAGCGCGGCAGTCTTGCCGCGTTTTTGTAGGTGGGCGGTTCTGCATTCGCCGTCGAACTCCGCGCAGAAAATTTGGTAGAGTCGCTCGCGGAAAGTATTTCGAATGAAAAGGACCAGCTTTTGAATAACTGGATCACCGTATGTGAATTTCCACTGCAGCAAGATCTTACTGCGGTGGCCGAATTTATTCGCCGTCATCAACTGCCTCTGCGGATCAGTGAGGAAAACAATCGCCAGTGTGTTGCCAGTCTGGTCCCGCAGCTGGTGGAGCCCATGAAGCAACTGCTGGAGCGCTGGCAGGCAGGTGAAGTGGACCTCGCGCACATCAAGGTACATGTGTATGAGGAAAGTGCTCCGAACGTGCCGACGCAGGATGATGAGGTGGCGGGCGCTCCCGGCTGTGACAATTCCCTGCCACAGGGCGATGCGGACACCGAGTCGTCGGGGGATAAGGAGGTTGATCCAGGCATAGGGGCGTCTGCCGCGCGCTATTCGGTGATTCCCGAGTGGCCCTTGCTGCGAACTCCGGTCTGTCTGGTCCTCATTGCATTGTGCTTTATTGGCTGGTTTCTGTTGCGTCAGGGCTGGGTGGAACCTCTGGTGATTTTTCCACAACAGGCTGGCGACTTTGAAGTGTCGTCTTCATCCCTGTCCTGGCACCTTGCCCGCGGCGAGTACTGGCGCCTTTGGACCCCGGCAATTGTGCATTTTTCCTTGCCTCATGCACTGTTCAACAGTCTGGGAATCTGGATTGTCGGTCGCTCGCTGGAGGCGCGTGCGGGTTCCGTGTTGTTCGCGCTGCTGGTGCTGGTCTGTGCCCCGGTAGCGAATCTGGCCCAGTATTACTGGGCGCCGCAGAATCTGTTTGGCGGCATGTCCGGAGTGGTTTACGGGTTGGTGGCGGTGGCGTTTGTGATCCAGCGCTGGCAGCCGGAATGGCGGGACGTGCCAACCTCGATCGTGTGGCTGGCCGTCGTGTGGCTGCTGGTGTGCATGAGCGGTGTGGTGGATTATTTTATTCCCGGCGGCATTGCCAATGCCGCGCACCTGGGCGGCTTCGCAGCAGGATTGGTGCTTGCACTATTGTTCTGTGTTGCTGGTGGTGCACACCGCTATTTCACCCCGCACGAAGTCCCACGCAAATCCTCGCAGGGTTCGCCGCGCGGGCAGACCCGCCAGAAATTCTGATTCCCCATGTTGCTACTCATCACATACGTATTGGTTGCGCTGGGGTTCTCCTTTCTGTGCTCGATTGCGGAGTCGGTTATCCTCAGTGTGACCCGGCCCTACATCAGTCTGTTGGAGCGTGAAGGACACAGGTCCGGTGGCCTGCTGCGGCAGCTGAAAGAGGATATCAATGCACCGTTGGCGGCCATCCTGACCCTCAATACGGTGGCGCACACGGTGGGAGCTGCTGGCGCCGGTGCCCAGGCAGCAGCAGTCTTTGGCAATCAATATCTAGGCATTGCCTCGGCCATTCTGACCCTGTTGATACTGATATTTTCCGAAATTATCCCCAAGACTCTGGGGGCGGTGTACTGGCGCGAG
This is a stretch of genomic DNA from Microbulbifer bruguierae. It encodes these proteins:
- a CDS encoding UbiH/UbiF/VisC/COQ6 family ubiquinone biosynthesis hydroxylase, whose product is MNRQRMDVTIVGGGMVGMAQAALLAVRHPQLRISLLEASAMEPRVDPENYDARVVALTEASRSLLEEVGAWQLIAGKRECPYTQMRVWDAEGTGSVWFDCRDVKLPNLGHIVENNVILAALRTRIDELKNVELVTGFKLESWWRDCGLWHLQSRSPDRDAVEGLDQQSPVLTTRLLIGADGARSRVRDLLRIRTRDVEYQQTALVCVARCEESHQFTAWQRFLDSGPLAFLPLAGLGDDRHCAVVWSADDALARELVMLDDKAFALSLEKAFESRLGAVDSVSERFSFALRARHAEAYFGPGAALIGDAAHSIHPLAGQGVNLGLMDVLVLSEEIDRALKRDISPAHASVLSRYQRRRRGENAATLKAMSTFKSLFGAGDLHWRWLRNTGLSMVDASPLLKKRIIMRAMSL
- a CDS encoding rhomboid family intramembrane serine protease, which gives rise to MNNWITVCEFPLQQDLTAVAEFIRRHQLPLRISEENNRQCVASLVPQLVEPMKQLLERWQAGEVDLAHIKVHVYEESAPNVPTQDDEVAGAPGCDNSLPQGDADTESSGDKEVDPGIGASAARYSVIPEWPLLRTPVCLVLIALCFIGWFLLRQGWVEPLVIFPQQAGDFEVSSSSLSWHLARGEYWRLWTPAIVHFSLPHALFNSLGIWIVGRSLEARAGSVLFALLVLVCAPVANLAQYYWAPQNLFGGMSGVVYGLVAVAFVIQRWQPEWRDVPTSIVWLAVVWLLVCMSGVVDYFIPGGIANAAHLGGFAAGLVLALLFCVAGGAHRYFTPHEVPRKSSQGSPRGQTRQKF